From Segatella copri, the proteins below share one genomic window:
- a CDS encoding diphosphate--fructose-6-phosphate 1-phosphotransferase: MEKSALQIARAAYQPKLPKALQGPVKAVEGAATQSVGNQDEIKALFPNTYGMPVITFEAGEAKELPAFNVGVILSGGQAPGGHNVISGLFDGVKSLNPANKLYGFILGPGGLVDHKYMEITSELMDEYRNTGGFDIIGSGRTKLEKEDQFEKGIEILRELGIKALVIIGGDDSNTNACVLAEYYAAKKYGVQVIGCPKTIDGDLKNEQIETSFGFDTACKTYSELIGNIERDCNSARKYWHFIKLMGRSASHIALECALQTQPNICLISEEVEAKEMSLDDVVTYIATAVANRAAEGNNFGTVLIPEGLIEFIPAIKKLIAELNEVLTDPATGESREFASAEEQIAFVKGAIAKDNLAVLESLPADVARQLCLDRDPHGNVQVSLIETEKLLSRMVAEKLAAWKKEGKYVGKFSAQHHFFGYEGRCAAPSNYDADYCYSLGFNASRLIANGKTGYMSIIKNTTAPAAEWIAGGVPITMMMNIERRNGANKPVIRKALVELDGAPFKFFASKRDEWAKETAYVYPGPIQYWGPSEVCDQTTKTLQLEQAK; encoded by the coding sequence ATGGAAAAAAGTGCATTGCAGATTGCAAGAGCTGCTTATCAGCCAAAATTGCCTAAGGCTCTCCAGGGCCCAGTAAAGGCAGTTGAAGGTGCAGCAACACAGTCAGTAGGTAATCAGGATGAAATCAAGGCGTTGTTCCCTAACACTTATGGAATGCCTGTTATTACATTCGAGGCAGGCGAGGCTAAGGAACTTCCTGCTTTCAACGTAGGTGTTATCCTCTCAGGTGGTCAGGCTCCTGGCGGTCACAACGTGATTTCTGGTCTTTTCGACGGTGTGAAGTCTCTCAACCCAGCTAACAAGCTCTACGGTTTCATCCTCGGTCCTGGTGGTCTCGTTGACCATAAGTACATGGAGATTACTTCTGAACTCATGGACGAATACCGCAATACTGGTGGTTTCGACATCATCGGTTCCGGTCGTACCAAGCTTGAGAAGGAAGACCAGTTTGAGAAGGGTATTGAGATTCTTCGTGAACTCGGCATCAAGGCACTTGTCATCATCGGTGGTGACGACTCAAATACCAACGCTTGCGTTCTCGCAGAATACTATGCTGCCAAGAAGTATGGCGTACAGGTAATCGGTTGCCCTAAGACTATCGACGGCGACTTGAAGAACGAGCAGATTGAGACTTCTTTCGGTTTCGATACAGCCTGCAAGACATATTCTGAACTCATCGGTAACATCGAGCGCGACTGTAACTCAGCACGTAAGTACTGGCACTTCATCAAGCTGATGGGTCGTTCAGCATCTCACATCGCTCTTGAGTGCGCTCTCCAGACTCAGCCAAACATCTGCTTGATTTCTGAGGAGGTAGAGGCTAAGGAAATGTCACTCGATGATGTGGTTACTTATATTGCAACTGCAGTAGCTAACCGTGCTGCTGAGGGCAACAACTTCGGTACTGTTCTCATCCCAGAAGGCTTGATCGAGTTCATCCCAGCTATCAAGAAGCTTATCGCAGAATTGAACGAGGTTCTTACAGACCCTGCAACAGGCGAGAGCCGTGAGTTTGCAAGTGCTGAGGAGCAGATTGCATTCGTTAAGGGTGCCATCGCTAAGGACAACCTCGCAGTATTGGAGTCTTTGCCAGCTGACGTAGCTCGCCAGCTTTGCCTCGACCGCGACCCTCACGGAAACGTACAGGTTTCTCTCATCGAGACAGAGAAGTTGCTTTCTCGCATGGTAGCTGAGAAGTTGGCTGCATGGAAGAAGGAGGGTAAGTACGTAGGTAAGTTCTCTGCACAGCACCACTTCTTCGGTTACGAGGGACGTTGCGCAGCTCCTTCTAACTACGATGCTGACTACTGCTACTCACTCGGTTTCAACGCTTCACGCCTTATCGCTAACGGCAAGACCGGTTACATGTCAATCATCAAGAACACAACTGCTCCTGCAGCAGAGTGGATTGCAGGTGGTGTGCCAATCACTATGATGATGAACATCGAGCGTCGTAATGGTGCTAACAAGCCAGTTATCCGCAAGGCTCTCGTTGAGCTGGATGGTGCTCCATTCAAGTTCTTCGCTTCTAAGCGCGATGAGTGGGCTAAGGAAACAGCTTACGTTTATCCAGGTCCTATCCAGTACTGGGGTCCTTCTGAGGTTTGCGACCAGACCACAAAGACTCTCCAGTTGGAGCAGGCTAAGTAA
- a CDS encoding glycoside hydrolase family 25 protein, with amino-acid sequence MARKKTPRRGGSRGRRRSSSFLQRYPRWAWWIGGTAVIVLYVFLFYHFFVGPTGFRWRALYGDAEYPEGYEIHGIDISHYQGKIDWEQLKNAMIKGCPVRFVIIKSTEGSSRLDENFRENFNQARDFGFIRGVYHFWSNKSTAREQAYYFLDQVHLTDGDLPPVLDIEHKPADKSVEDFQRDVLTWLHIVEDKYHVKPIIYTYYKFKEQYLSAPVFDDYPYWIAHYYVDKVQYKGKWKFWQHTDVGKLPGIKGYVDFNIYNGSYYELKQLCIGSNNNEKKFME; translated from the coding sequence ATGGCGAGAAAGAAAACTCCTCGGCGTGGCGGCTCCCGTGGTAGAAGGCGTTCGTCTTCTTTTTTGCAACGCTATCCCCGTTGGGCGTGGTGGATAGGCGGAACGGCGGTTATCGTGCTCTATGTCTTTCTGTTCTATCATTTCTTTGTAGGTCCAACTGGTTTCCGCTGGCGTGCGCTTTATGGCGATGCTGAATATCCTGAAGGTTACGAGATTCATGGAATCGATATTTCGCATTATCAGGGCAAGATAGACTGGGAACAGCTCAAGAATGCGATGATCAAGGGTTGTCCTGTGCGCTTCGTCATCATCAAGAGTACGGAGGGTTCTTCACGGCTCGATGAGAATTTCCGCGAGAACTTTAATCAGGCTCGCGATTTCGGTTTCATCCGGGGTGTTTATCATTTCTGGAGCAATAAGTCGACAGCCCGAGAACAGGCTTATTATTTCCTAGACCAGGTTCATCTTACGGATGGCGATTTGCCTCCGGTACTGGATATAGAACATAAGCCGGCAGATAAGAGTGTGGAGGATTTCCAGCGTGATGTGCTTACCTGGCTGCATATAGTAGAGGATAAGTATCATGTTAAACCTATCATCTACACCTATTATAAATTCAAGGAGCAATATCTGAGTGCGCCTGTCTTCGATGATTATCCTTACTGGATAGCCCACTATTATGTTGACAAGGTTCAGTATAAGGGCAAATGGAAGTTCTGGCAGCATACGGATGTGGGCAAGTTGCCGGGCATTAAAGGCTACGTAGATTTCAATATTTACAACGGCAGTTATTATGAGCTCAAGCAGCTCTGCATAGGAAGCAATAATAATGAGAAGAAATTCATGGAATAA
- the prmA gene encoding 50S ribosomal protein L11 methyltransferase, whose protein sequence is MKYLVATFTIETTADLMQASQDLLADGAAEAGFESFEETETGMEAYVQKELFDKEMLDAYIADFPIGDAKITYVVKDAEDKDWNQEWEEQGFEPIYVDNQVVIYDAKHPELYPDTSNRPDMIEIGIEAKLAFGTGNHETTRMIISQLLHMPIRTKRILDCGTGTGILALTCSKLGAKDVVGYDIDEWSVENAKHNAVLNGVTNMEVLFGNSQVINHISGVFDLVLANINRNILLNDMRAFRSVMNIGGTLVLSGFYEEDIPVLLEKAEELGMHEINRQIDNNWACLVLGS, encoded by the coding sequence ATGAAATATTTAGTAGCAACATTCACTATTGAAACGACTGCCGACTTGATGCAGGCCTCTCAGGATCTGCTTGCCGATGGTGCAGCCGAAGCCGGATTTGAATCTTTTGAGGAAACAGAAACCGGAATGGAAGCGTATGTGCAGAAAGAACTCTTCGACAAGGAGATGCTGGATGCCTATATTGCTGATTTCCCTATCGGGGATGCGAAAATTACCTACGTGGTGAAAGATGCAGAAGACAAGGATTGGAATCAGGAATGGGAAGAACAGGGATTCGAACCAATTTATGTGGACAACCAGGTGGTGATTTACGATGCGAAACATCCCGAACTCTATCCCGATACGAGCAACAGACCCGACATGATAGAAATAGGTATTGAGGCGAAACTGGCGTTCGGAACAGGAAACCACGAAACCACACGCATGATCATTTCGCAGCTGCTCCACATGCCTATCAGAACCAAGCGCATCCTGGATTGCGGAACGGGTACGGGAATCCTTGCCCTTACCTGCTCAAAACTCGGAGCGAAAGACGTGGTAGGCTACGATATTGACGAATGGAGCGTGGAAAATGCCAAGCATAATGCCGTGCTTAACGGCGTAACTAACATGGAAGTACTCTTTGGCAACAGTCAGGTAATCAACCACATCAGCGGCGTTTTCGACCTGGTTCTAGCCAATATCAACCGTAACATTCTGCTCAACGACATGCGCGCTTTCCGTAGCGTGATGAACATCGGCGGAACCCTGGTTCTGAGCGGCTTCTACGAAGAAGATATTCCTGTACTCCTGGAGAAAGCAGAAGAACTGGGAATGCATGAAATAAACAGACAGATTGACAACAATTGGGCCTGCCTTGTTTTAGGTTCATAA
- a CDS encoding OmpP1/FadL family transporter, with the protein MNKLKHIFFASMLMASMTAAAQETYQDAKLAAPQLTGTARYVGMGGAMEALGADISTISSNPAGIGLFRKSQITLTAGVIAQTDAENYTEYNDARITFNGKKSHPTFDQVGIVWSPKNKGTNWLNLAFNYHKSADFGQILNAAGALKDVSLNKITAAKNFKGYAGWTSQDANLGGYKDNSGNYQPGLFTVPTDGGLAYAEADKYLFGQYQHGYIGTYDFNISGSLNNQVWLGLTVGLHDVHYNSNSLYSEDFVDGNIMDSFEQLKITGTGFDVKAGVIFRPVKDSPFRIGAYFNSPIFYDLTVSGDNDITISGNNDPATYEEKDGSQQPCYVKGSRGQSIDYDFRLNTPWKVGASLGHTIGNYLALGATYEYAWYDHMDNRVKDGGYYDSYWGDYYESSSSDEAMNHDTQLNLQGVSTLKLGAEIKPVDMLSIRLGYNYVSPMYKDNALRDQTFDSNGVYIASSADYTNWKATNRFTLGVGFNYQNLAIDVAYQYSSQKGDFYPFESFTDMGCSVNATKVDNKRHQLLMTVGYRF; encoded by the coding sequence ATGAATAAATTAAAACATATATTCTTTGCCAGTATGCTCATGGCTAGCATGACTGCTGCTGCGCAAGAAACCTATCAGGACGCTAAGTTGGCTGCACCCCAGCTTACAGGTACTGCCCGCTATGTGGGTATGGGTGGTGCTATGGAAGCTTTGGGCGCCGATATTTCCACTATCAGCAGTAACCCTGCAGGTATTGGTCTTTTCCGTAAAAGCCAAATAACTCTTACTGCAGGAGTTATCGCCCAGACAGATGCAGAGAATTATACGGAGTATAATGATGCTCGTATTACTTTTAATGGTAAAAAGAGTCATCCTACCTTTGACCAGGTGGGTATCGTATGGAGTCCGAAAAACAAAGGTACCAATTGGCTGAATCTGGCTTTCAATTATCATAAGAGTGCCGACTTTGGACAGATTCTGAATGCTGCCGGAGCATTGAAGGATGTTTCTCTTAATAAGATAACCGCAGCTAAGAATTTCAAGGGGTATGCGGGGTGGACCAGTCAGGACGCCAACCTTGGTGGATATAAGGATAATTCCGGAAACTATCAGCCTGGTTTGTTTACTGTTCCTACTGATGGTGGTTTGGCTTATGCTGAGGCTGATAAGTATTTGTTTGGTCAGTATCAGCATGGTTATATTGGCACCTATGATTTCAACATTAGTGGCTCGCTTAATAATCAGGTTTGGCTTGGTTTGACAGTCGGACTTCATGATGTTCACTACAACAGCAATTCTCTTTATTCTGAAGACTTCGTTGATGGAAATATAATGGATTCATTTGAGCAGTTGAAGATTACTGGAACAGGATTTGATGTGAAGGCGGGTGTTATCTTCCGTCCAGTCAAGGATTCTCCTTTCCGTATTGGTGCTTATTTCAATAGCCCTATCTTCTATGATCTCACAGTTAGTGGTGATAATGATATTACTATTTCGGGGAATAATGATCCTGCTACCTATGAGGAAAAAGATGGAAGTCAGCAGCCTTGTTATGTCAAGGGTAGTAGGGGACAGAGTATAGATTATGATTTCCGGCTTAATACACCATGGAAAGTGGGCGCCAGCTTGGGTCATACTATAGGAAATTATCTGGCACTTGGTGCAACTTATGAATATGCCTGGTACGATCATATGGACAACCGTGTGAAGGATGGTGGTTATTATGATTCCTATTGGGGAGACTATTATGAGAGCAGTAGTAGTGATGAGGCTATGAATCACGATACTCAATTGAACCTGCAAGGTGTAAGTACCTTGAAGTTAGGTGCAGAGATTAAGCCTGTTGACATGTTGTCAATCCGATTAGGTTATAATTATGTATCGCCAATGTACAAGGATAATGCTTTGCGCGATCAGACATTTGATAGTAATGGCGTTTACATCGCTTCTTCTGCTGATTATACCAACTGGAAGGCGACAAACCGTTTTACTTTAGGTGTAGGTTTCAATTACCAGAATTTGGCTATAGATGTGGCTTATCAGTATTCTTCTCAAAAGGGAGATTTCTATCCATTCGAAAGTTTTACGGATATGGGCTGCTCTGTTAATGCAACCAAGGTTGACAACAAACGCCACCAGTTACTGATGACCGTTGGCTATAGGTTCTAA